One window from the genome of Motilibacter aurantiacus encodes:
- a CDS encoding methyl-accepting chemotaxis protein has translation QALTRVMRVQAVTETAAELVGSIAELGRQAERTNQVIAAAMQRADAIEASVSRLQEASGGIGSVVQLIASIAGQTNLLALNATIEAARAGEVGRGFAVVAGEVKQLAQETGAASADVTDRINSIQDETHNAGSAIQEIRSVIDDISGIQNGIGEVLENQTGLAERFNAASAMR, from the coding sequence CCCAGGCGCTCACCCGGGTCATGCGCGTGCAGGCCGTGACCGAGACCGCGGCCGAGCTGGTCGGATCGATCGCCGAGCTGGGCCGGCAGGCCGAGCGCACCAACCAGGTCATCGCCGCGGCCATGCAGCGCGCCGACGCGATCGAGGCCAGCGTGAGCCGGCTGCAGGAGGCGTCGGGCGGTATCGGCAGCGTCGTGCAGCTGATCGCGTCGATCGCGGGCCAGACGAACCTGCTCGCACTCAACGCCACGATCGAGGCTGCACGGGCCGGCGAGGTCGGGCGCGGCTTCGCCGTCGTCGCCGGCGAGGTGAAGCAGCTGGCGCAGGAGACCGGCGCGGCGAGCGCCGACGTGACCGACCGGATCAACAGCATCCAGGACGAGACCCACAACGCGGGAAGCGCAATTCAGGAGATCCGCTCCGTCATCGACGACATCTCCGGGATCCAGAACGGCATCGGCGAGGTGCTCGAGAACCAGACCGGCCTCGCCGAGCGGTTCAACGCGGCGAGCGCCATGCGCTGA
- a CDS encoding glycosyltransferase family 4 protein, whose protein sequence is MTVPRTLVVTNDFPPRQGGIESYVAATLARMPAKSVVVYARGQEGDTAYDATLPFPVVRHPRGIVLPEPTVARRAAQVARSEGCEAVWFAAAAPLGLLAPELRRRAGVARAVATTHGHEVWWARIPGARDVLRRIGDAVDVLTCLGPYTKRAIAPALSPAALARVRRLSPAVDATVFRPGCGGDAVRHRYGLQGRPVVVCVSRLVPRKGQDTLIAAWPFVRLAVPDAALLLVGGGRDFDRLERMVVERGLEGSVVLTGAVPAEELPAHYDAGDVFAMPCRSRRAGLEVEGLGMVYLEAAATGLPVIAGDSGGAPEAVQDRVTGYVVPGRSLQQTTTRVLELLQDAERGRRMGELGRAWVQDQWSWDATAQRLGALLAGEDVPA, encoded by the coding sequence TTGACCGTCCCGCGCACCCTCGTCGTCACCAACGACTTCCCGCCGCGCCAGGGCGGGATCGAGTCGTACGTCGCCGCCACCCTCGCCCGCATGCCTGCGAAGTCCGTCGTGGTCTACGCCCGGGGGCAGGAGGGAGACACGGCGTACGACGCGACGCTGCCGTTCCCGGTCGTCCGTCATCCGCGCGGCATCGTGCTGCCGGAGCCGACCGTCGCCCGGCGGGCCGCGCAGGTCGCCCGGTCCGAGGGGTGCGAGGCGGTCTGGTTCGCGGCGGCGGCGCCGCTCGGCCTGCTCGCCCCCGAGCTTCGGCGACGGGCGGGCGTCGCGCGGGCCGTGGCGACGACCCACGGGCACGAGGTCTGGTGGGCACGGATCCCCGGCGCCCGCGACGTGCTGCGCCGCATCGGTGACGCCGTCGACGTCCTCACCTGCCTCGGGCCCTACACCAAGCGCGCGATCGCGCCCGCCCTGTCCCCGGCGGCGCTCGCGCGCGTGCGCCGTCTCTCGCCGGCCGTGGACGCGACGGTCTTCCGTCCCGGGTGCGGCGGGGACGCCGTGCGCCACCGCTACGGCTTGCAGGGCCGCCCGGTCGTCGTGTGCGTGTCACGCCTCGTCCCGCGCAAGGGCCAGGACACGCTGATCGCGGCGTGGCCGTTCGTGCGGCTCGCCGTGCCGGACGCCGCGCTGCTCCTCGTCGGCGGCGGCAGGGACTTCGACCGCTTGGAGCGGATGGTCGTCGAGCGCGGCCTGGAGGGCTCGGTCGTGCTCACCGGGGCCGTCCCCGCCGAGGAGCTGCCCGCGCACTACGACGCCGGTGACGTCTTCGCGATGCCGTGCCGCTCCCGGCGGGCCGGGCTGGAGGTCGAAGGGCTCGGCATGGTCTACCTGGAGGCGGCGGCGACCGGGCTCCCGGTCATCGCCGGGGACTCGGGCGGGGCACCGGAAGCCGTGCAGGACCGCGTGACCGGGTACGTCGTGCCCGGCCGGTCGCTGCAGCAGACGACCACGCGCGTGCTCGAGCTGCTGCAGGACGCCGAGCGCGGGCGCCGCATGGGCGAGCTCGGGCGCGCCTGGGTGCAGGACCAGTGGTCGTGGGACGCGACCGCGCAACGCCTGGGCGCGCTCCTCGCCGGGGAGGACGTGCCCGCCTGA